The following DNA comes from Phycisphaerae bacterium.
GGTCGGGGCGGTGGTCTGCTTCATCTACAGTGACGAGTTGCTGGGCTTTCTGTGCGCTCCGATTTTCGCCATCCTTCGCAAGGAAGGCTATCCGGCCGAGCTGGGCTTTTTCAGCCCTGCGGAGGCCTTCATGATCTCGCTCAAGGTCGCGATCATCGTCGGCTTCATCATCACCGCGCCGTTCAGCCTGACGCAGATCTGGGGTTTCATCGCCGCCGGCCTGTATCCGCATGAGCGCAAGTGGGTCCGACGTTTTGCTCCGGCGTCGATCGCCCTGTTTTTTACCGGCGCGGGTTTCCTCCTGGTGATCGCCGCGCCGCTTCTCTACAGTTTTCTGCTGACCTACCAGAACAAGCTGCCTGATCGAACGGGCTTGTATCCTGCCTTCCTTCTCGGCACCACGGAACGCAAGCCGGTCGAGGTCGATCAGGCCGACGAAGGTTGGCCTGCAACGGCCGTTTCTCAGCCCGCAACGACGTTGCCGCAGGGCTCCGAGTCATCTTGGCCTCCGCTGACACGCATTCCTGCTCTCGTCGCGGACCCCGTGGCCCCCCCTGAAGGCGTGTTCTGGATGAACAGAACGGAGCGTCAGATCCGCATCCGCTACGGCAACCAGGTCTACTATCTGGGCAGCGGCGGCCTCACGCCGGTCACGCAGGGGCCACGGCTCAGACCCGACATCCGGATCAGCGATAACATCATCTTCGTGTTGCAGCTTTCCGCGGCTTTCGGGATTGCTTTCCAGGTGCCGGTGATCGTCGCCTTTCTGGCCGCCGTCGGGATTGCCCCTGTGGAGCAGATGGCCCGCCTGCGTCGCTACGTGTGGTTCGGCATGTCGATCGCCTCGGCGATCATCACACCCACCACGGACGTGGTCAGCATGCTCTTCCTCCTTCTGCCGATGGTGCTGCTCTACGAAGTCGGCCTGTGGGCAGGACGACTTATCGAGAAGCGCAAACCGCAGGCAACGCCGGCAGAGTAAGCCACACCTTCCCGCTGTGGGGCAAACCCCGTCACCAGAGTCGGGAACAAGTATCGCCGGTCCCGTTTGACCGGCCGACAGAGACTGCCGGCCGCAAACACTGCGTAAGACGCCGGCTGATCAGCTATTCTTCGGGACCGGCTCATCGCGGACTCGCCCCAACTGGCCGACACCGGCCGATACGACTAAGATGCTGGGCAATCCGCGCGGCGACGCTCCGCGGGTTCCGTGTTGTTCCGTCGCAAGACCTGTTGCCGGGCGGCCGAAGCGCCGCAGCGCTTCGACCTGGAAGTTTTTGACCCCATGAGAATCGCCCTCGCACAGATCAACCCGATTGTCGGCGACATTGTCGGCAACACACGCATGATCATCGACCGGATCTCGCAAGCCCGGCAGGCCATGGCCTCGCTGGTCGTTTTTCCGGAGTTGTCCGTGACGGGTTATCCGCCGCGAGACCTGTTGCTCAAGCCGCGATTCATACAGGCAAACGTCGAGGCCGCCCGGCAGATCGCCGAGCACTGTGTGGGCGTTTCGGCGATCGTCGGATTCGTCGAGCAGAACAAGGATCCGGAAGGCCGGCGGCTCCGCAACGCGGTGGCATACTGTCGCGATTGCCAGATCAGGGAGGTTCGGCATAAGTCGCTGCTGCCGACCTACGACGTCTTTGATGAGCAACGTTATTTCGAACCGGGCCCGTCCGTGTCTCTGATCGAACACGAGGGCGTCCCGCTCGGGGTGAGCATCTGCGAGGACCTTTGGAACGACGAACAACTGATCGGTCGGCGGATCTATCATCAGGACCCCATCGGGCAGTTGGCGGCAGCCGGCGCCAGGTTGCTGATCAACACGAGCGCATCGCCTTTCTGGCTCGACAAGCACGCCTTCCGACGGCGGCTCTTCAGCCACCAGGCAGGCAGGCACCACCTGCCCATCATTTTCGTCAACCAGGTCGGCGGAAACGACGAGCTGGTATTCGACGGGGCGTCAATGATGATCGATGCCCGGGGAGAAGTAGTCGCCCAGGCGAAGGCATTCGACGAAGATCTTCTGGTCGTCGACACCGGCACGCCCTCGGGTGCTCGGATTGAACCCTACCCCGATGGAATCGCTTCGTTGCACGCCGCACTGGTTCTGGGCTTGCGGGACTACACGGCTAAGTGCGGTTTCAAGCGTGTCGTGCTGGGGCTCTCCGGCGGCATCGACTCGGCCGTGACCGCCGCCCTGGCCGCTGATGCCCTTGGGCCGGACAACGTCACCGGCGTCGCCATGCCCTCCCGTTACAGCAGCGACCACAGCCTTGCCGACGCGGAAGCCCTGGTTCGCAACCTTGGTATTCGCTACAAGGTCATACCGATCGGGGCCCTGCACGAGACCTTTGAGGAGCAGCTCAAGCCGCATTTCGAGGGCCGTGCGCCGGACGTCACGGAAGAGAACATTCAAGCCCGCATCCGCGGCGTGCTTCTGATGGCTCTCTCGAACAAGTTCGGCTGTCTGTTGCTGACGACGGGTAATAAGAGCGAGCTGGCCGTGGGCTACTGCACCCTGTACGGCGACATGTGCGGCGGGCTGGCGGTGATCAGCGACGTACCCAAGACCATGATTTACAGGCTCGCCGAGTACATCAACAACAGAGCCGGACGCGAGCTGATACCGCGCAGCACCATGACCAAACCGCCGTCGGCTGAGCTGCGGCCCAACCAGACGGATCAGGATTCGTTGCCGCCTTACGACCTGCTCGACGCGATTCTGGACATGTACATCCACCGGGAATTAAGCGCCGACGAAATCGTGGCCGCCGGATACGATGCCCGGACC
Coding sequences within:
- a CDS encoding NAD+ synthase, which codes for MRIALAQINPIVGDIVGNTRMIIDRISQARQAMASLVVFPELSVTGYPPRDLLLKPRFIQANVEAARQIAEHCVGVSAIVGFVEQNKDPEGRRLRNAVAYCRDCQIREVRHKSLLPTYDVFDEQRYFEPGPSVSLIEHEGVPLGVSICEDLWNDEQLIGRRIYHQDPIGQLAAAGARLLINTSASPFWLDKHAFRRRLFSHQAGRHHLPIIFVNQVGGNDELVFDGASMMIDARGEVVAQAKAFDEDLLVVDTGTPSGARIEPYPDGIASLHAALVLGLRDYTAKCGFKRVVLGLSGGIDSAVTAALAADALGPDNVTGVAMPSRYSSDHSLADAEALVRNLGIRYKVIPIGALHETFEEQLKPHFEGRAPDVTEENIQARIRGVLLMALSNKFGCLLLTTGNKSELAVGYCTLYGDMCGGLAVISDVPKTMIYRLAEYINNRAGRELIPRSTMTKPPSAELRPNQTDQDSLPPYDLLDAILDMYIHRELSADEIVAAGYDARTVQKVIRLVDTAEYKRKQAALGLKVTSRAFGFGRRMPIAAKFRY
- a CDS encoding twin-arginine translocase subunit TatC, producing VGAVVCFIYSDELLGFLCAPIFAILRKEGYPAELGFFSPAEAFMISLKVAIIVGFIITAPFSLTQIWGFIAAGLYPHERKWVRRFAPASIALFFTGAGFLLVIAAPLLYSFLLTYQNKLPDRTGLYPAFLLGTTERKPVEVDQADEGWPATAVSQPATTLPQGSESSWPPLTRIPALVADPVAPPEGVFWMNRTERQIRIRYGNQVYYLGSGGLTPVTQGPRLRPDIRISDNIIFVLQLSAAFGIAFQVPVIVAFLAAVGIAPVEQMARLRRYVWFGMSIASAIITPTTDVVSMLFLLLPMVLLYEVGLWAGRLIEKRKPQATPAE